In one window of Tellurirhabdus rosea DNA:
- a CDS encoding serine hydrolase domain-containing protein yields MASHAGGLSETDPQRVGFSADRLQRIDRLLQEYVDKKRIPGAVALVARNGQLVYHKGIGQDDTEAGKAMKREAIFRITGLTKLATTIAVMMLYEEGKLLLDDPIARYIPEFRNAKVLGRFNPRDSSFTSVPAKRQITIRNLLNHTSGISYPIVGLGPKEAMAIYQKNRIPNGVGTPSANLAASVKTLAQLPLMHQPGEKFTYGLNTDVLGYLVELVSGQKLDQFLRTRLFEPLGMKDTYFYLPAEKANLLTPLYTEDTTRTVKKMPAQMNPDYPKAAGTYLSGGSGLCSTALDYAALVQMILNQGEFNGKRILSPMSVRMMATNQIGSLAIGARRFGFGMALATSQEASLRPVSEGTMEWSGILGTTFFADPKENLIGILFINKYPNSFGDVDDKFKVLVYQALTGPETSSFQAIR; encoded by the coding sequence GTGGCGAGCCATGCTGGCGGTTTGAGCGAAACGGACCCGCAGCGGGTTGGCTTCAGCGCCGATCGTCTCCAGCGCATTGACCGCCTCCTTCAGGAATATGTCGATAAAAAGCGCATTCCGGGCGCGGTTGCGCTGGTGGCACGCAACGGACAACTGGTGTATCATAAAGGCATTGGGCAGGACGATACGGAGGCAGGAAAGGCGATGAAACGGGAAGCCATCTTTCGCATTACCGGACTCACCAAACTGGCAACCACCATTGCCGTGATGATGCTGTACGAAGAGGGCAAGCTGCTGCTGGACGACCCGATTGCCCGGTACATTCCCGAGTTCCGCAATGCCAAGGTTCTGGGTAGGTTCAATCCACGGGATAGCTCCTTTACCTCCGTGCCCGCCAAACGACAGATTACCATCCGAAATCTGCTCAATCATACGTCCGGAATCAGTTACCCCATTGTCGGGTTAGGCCCAAAGGAGGCAATGGCTATTTACCAGAAAAACCGCATTCCGAACGGAGTCGGTACGCCCAGCGCAAACCTGGCAGCTTCGGTAAAAACTCTTGCTCAGCTTCCGCTGATGCACCAGCCCGGCGAGAAATTCACTTACGGCCTCAATACCGATGTGCTCGGCTACCTGGTGGAACTGGTATCCGGTCAGAAGCTGGATCAGTTTCTGCGGACCCGCCTGTTTGAGCCGCTCGGCATGAAAGACACTTATTTTTACCTTCCTGCCGAAAAAGCCAACCTGCTCACTCCGCTTTATACCGAAGACACGACCCGGACGGTCAAGAAGATGCCCGCTCAGATGAATCCTGACTACCCCAAAGCGGCCGGAACGTACTTATCGGGCGGCTCCGGGCTCTGTTCAACCGCTCTGGATTATGCCGCTCTGGTCCAGATGATTCTGAATCAGGGCGAATTCAACGGCAAGCGCATCCTGAGCCCGATGAGTGTGCGGATGATGGCCACCAACCAGATCGGCAGCCTGGCCATCGGGGCCCGACGGTTCGGTTTTGGTATGGCCCTGGCTACCAGTCAGGAAGCTTCCCTGCGGCCGGTGTCCGAAGGCACGATGGAATGGTCCGGCATTCTCGGAACGACCTTCTTTGCCGATCCGAAAGAGAATCTGATCGGTATCCTTTTTATCAATAAATACCCCAACAGCTTCGGGGATGTGGACGACAAATTCAAGGTGCTCGTCTACCAGGCGCTGACCGGACCGGAAACTTCTTCCTTTCAGGCAATCCGTTAA
- a CDS encoding cell division protein FtsX, which yields MATKKRVGSYPSGMILFSLTSALFLMGFCGLLALQSKKLVQYIKENNEVRAFLDKDLEKDKREALQKTIYAKPYILYTNTAPQVTFVSRDDAAKEFIAETKENFNDLLTENPLRDSYRIKLREDYFEEAKLRSVKQDLESVDGVFEVVYQENIVDEINRNITKVYIVLSVFAVILLIIIVVLMNNTIRLALYSQRLLIRSMQLVGATNGFIQRPFLWRGIVQGFLAGLIATGLLIGLQQLANQNIEGWAMLQELDKIGLMFAGLLVLGMIIGLISTFQAVHRYLRMSLDELY from the coding sequence ATGGCTACCAAAAAGAGAGTGGGTTCGTATCCGAGCGGGATGATTCTTTTCAGCCTGACCTCGGCGTTGTTTCTCATGGGCTTCTGCGGACTGCTTGCCCTGCAGTCCAAAAAGCTGGTTCAGTATATCAAGGAAAACAACGAAGTGCGGGCTTTTCTCGACAAGGATCTGGAAAAAGATAAACGGGAAGCCCTGCAGAAAACCATTTACGCCAAGCCTTATATATTATATACGAATACGGCTCCCCAGGTCACCTTCGTTAGCCGGGATGATGCCGCCAAGGAATTCATCGCCGAAACAAAGGAGAATTTCAACGACCTGCTGACGGAAAACCCGCTGCGTGACTCCTACCGGATCAAACTGCGCGAGGATTATTTTGAAGAAGCCAAACTTCGTTCCGTAAAGCAGGATTTGGAGAGCGTCGACGGCGTCTTTGAAGTCGTTTATCAGGAAAATATTGTGGATGAAATCAACCGCAACATCACAAAAGTGTACATCGTGCTCTCAGTTTTTGCGGTGATTCTGCTGATTATCATTGTCGTGCTGATGAATAATACGATCCGGCTGGCGCTGTATTCCCAGCGGCTGCTCATCCGGAGTATGCAGCTCGTCGGGGCGACCAACGGCTTTATTCAGCGGCCATTCCTGTGGCGGGGCATTGTTCAGGGTTTTCTGGCCGGACTTATCGCCACGGGTCTGCTGATCGGCCTGCAGCAACTGGCAAACCAGAACATCGAAGGCTGGGCCATGCTTCAGGAACTGGACAAAATCGGTCTGATGTTTGCCGGTCTGCTGGTGTTGGGCATGATTATTGGCCTGATCAGTACGTTCCAGGCCGTTCATCGCTACCTGCGAATGTCGCTCGATGAACTTTATTAA
- a CDS encoding DUF3098 domain-containing protein codes for MTKLPFGKANYTLMIVGVVVILLGFFIMSLDKEEFGFGALGLTVGPLIVFSGFIIEFFAILRRTGQDSQSNQ; via the coding sequence ATGACTAAACTTCCCTTTGGCAAAGCCAACTACACGCTGATGATTGTGGGCGTGGTGGTCATTCTGCTGGGCTTTTTCATCATGAGCCTGGACAAAGAAGAATTCGGCTTTGGTGCGCTCGGCCTGACGGTTGGCCCCCTGATCGTGTTTTCCGGATTTATTATTGAATTTTTTGCCATACTTCGCCGCACCGGGCAGGATAGTCAGTCGAATCAATGA
- a CDS encoding undecaprenyl-diphosphate phosphatase produces the protein MSLFHAIMLAIIEGLTEFLPVSSTGHMIIYSSLVGISSQEFTKLFTINIQFGCILSVLVLYRRRFLVEARKAVQQTPIWYSALPAGLQKATRGHVGMLDFYIKLFVAFLPAAVIGFLLNDFIDSLLENIYVVAISLLLGGFVLIYIDRLINRVDRDYDVTFPEALKIGFFQCIAMIPGVSRSAATIIGGMFQGLTRTQAAEFSFFLAVPTMAAATGYKLLKTYKMLSADDIQILLIGNAVAFVVGLLAIRGFVSFLTRYGFKVFGYYRIAVGLLLLGLLAAGVKLEVV, from the coding sequence ATGAGTTTATTTCACGCCATCATGCTGGCGATCATCGAAGGACTGACGGAGTTTCTGCCGGTTTCTTCCACGGGCCACATGATTATTTACTCTTCTCTGGTCGGTATCAGCAGCCAGGAGTTTACCAAGCTTTTTACCATCAATATTCAGTTTGGCTGTATTCTTTCGGTTCTGGTGCTGTATCGCCGCCGATTTCTGGTAGAAGCCCGGAAAGCCGTTCAGCAAACTCCCATTTGGTACTCGGCCCTGCCGGCCGGTCTGCAAAAGGCCACCCGCGGCCATGTGGGCATGCTTGATTTTTACATCAAACTGTTTGTTGCCTTCCTGCCCGCAGCGGTCATCGGCTTTCTGCTGAACGATTTCATCGATTCGCTGCTGGAAAACATTTATGTGGTCGCCATCTCGCTGCTGCTCGGTGGCTTTGTCCTGATTTACATCGACCGCCTCATCAACCGGGTGGACCGCGACTACGATGTGACTTTCCCCGAAGCCCTGAAAATCGGGTTTTTCCAGTGCATTGCCATGATTCCGGGGGTTTCGCGGTCGGCGGCCACCATCATTGGCGGGATGTTTCAGGGATTGACCCGCACGCAGGCGGCGGAATTCTCGTTCTTCCTGGCCGTTCCGACGATGGCCGCCGCTACGGGCTACAAACTGCTGAAAACCTACAAAATGCTCAGCGCCGACGACATCCAGATTCTGCTGATCGGCAACGCCGTGGCGTTCGTGGTCGGTCTGCTGGCCATTCGGGGCTTCGTCAGTTTTCTGACCCGGTATGGCTTCAAGGTCTTCGGCTATTACCGCATTGCCGTCGGTCTACTTCTGCTGGGCCTGCTGGCGGCGGGGGTGAAGCTGGAGGTGGTGTAG
- the truB gene encoding tRNA pseudouridine(55) synthase TruB: MQQPQQDEGQVLLIDKPLRWTSFDVVNKLRYAGKFKKIGHAGTLDPLATGLLILCTGKKTKQIDQYQAQEKEYTGTLVLGKTTPSVDLETEFDAEYNLAGLTAEAVQEAVRQLTGEITQIPPIYSAVKVNGERLYEKARRGETAEIKSRTVSVPVFEVETSRFPEIDFRIVCSKGTYIRSLVRDLGLLLNNGAYLKVLRRTRIGNFRVEDADTVEEFITKIKASVPQPSVASPEAGPND; encoded by the coding sequence ATGCAACAACCACAACAGGACGAAGGGCAGGTTCTTCTGATCGATAAACCGCTGCGGTGGACCTCTTTCGACGTCGTCAACAAACTCCGATACGCCGGAAAATTTAAGAAAATAGGCCATGCCGGTACGCTGGACCCGCTGGCTACGGGCCTGCTGATTCTGTGTACCGGAAAGAAAACCAAGCAGATCGACCAGTACCAGGCGCAGGAAAAAGAGTACACCGGAACACTTGTGCTGGGCAAAACCACGCCCTCGGTCGATCTGGAAACGGAGTTTGATGCCGAATACAACCTCGCTGGTCTGACCGCCGAAGCGGTTCAGGAGGCCGTCCGCCAGCTGACCGGCGAAATTACCCAGATTCCCCCGATTTATTCGGCCGTCAAAGTGAACGGCGAACGGCTTTACGAAAAGGCCCGTCGGGGCGAAACCGCCGAAATTAAGTCGCGGACCGTTTCCGTTCCGGTGTTTGAGGTAGAAACCAGCCGTTTCCCGGAAATCGATTTTCGGATTGTTTGTTCCAAAGGGACGTATATTCGCAGTCTGGTTCGCGACCTGGGCCTTCTGCTCAACAATGGCGCGTACCTGAAAGTGCTGCGCCGCACCCGCATCGGGAACTTCCGGGTGGAAGACGCCGACACGGTAGAGGAATTTATAACGAAAATAAAGGCATCCGTCCCTCAGCCGTCAGTCGCCAGCCCGGAGGCGGGCCCCAACGACTGA
- a CDS encoding bifunctional riboflavin kinase/FAD synthetase translates to MNVYHGIESFKPLPFAVVTSGTFDGVHLGHQKILNRLTEIARNSGSAGAAGQTVVLTFWPHPRTVVSNDSQDLKLLSTLDEKVELLEQAGIDNLIIIPFTRSFSELTSEEFIRQILLDKIGTRKLVIGYDHRFGRNREGGFDYIRQHAPEYGFEVEEIPRQDVEAVGVSSSKIRAALLEGNLRIATQFLGRPYSLTGTIVKGRQLGRTIGFPTANIQIDDHEKLIPANGVYAVDVLYRNQLLQGAMNIGTRPTVAGTNRTIEVYIFDFNQDIYGEHLTVKLRAYLRPEMKFNGLPELVEQMNRDVERAKGILGNG, encoded by the coding sequence ATGAACGTTTACCACGGAATAGAGTCTTTCAAGCCATTGCCCTTTGCCGTCGTGACCAGCGGTACCTTTGATGGCGTTCACCTCGGGCATCAGAAAATCCTGAATCGATTAACGGAAATCGCCCGGAACAGCGGCTCGGCCGGGGCCGCTGGCCAAACGGTCGTGCTCACGTTCTGGCCGCATCCCCGCACGGTGGTTTCCAACGACAGCCAGGACCTGAAACTGCTTTCTACCCTCGACGAAAAGGTAGAACTGCTCGAACAGGCGGGCATCGACAACCTGATTATCATTCCCTTTACCCGGTCGTTTTCGGAGCTGACCTCCGAAGAGTTCATCCGGCAGATTCTGCTCGACAAAATCGGCACCCGGAAGCTGGTTATCGGCTACGACCACCGGTTTGGGCGTAACCGCGAAGGCGGGTTTGACTACATCCGCCAGCACGCTCCCGAATATGGCTTTGAAGTGGAAGAAATTCCGCGGCAGGACGTGGAAGCGGTCGGTGTCAGTTCGTCCAAAATCCGGGCGGCGCTGCTGGAAGGCAATCTGCGCATCGCTACCCAGTTTCTCGGACGGCCTTACAGCCTGACGGGCACCATCGTCAAAGGCCGGCAACTGGGCCGCACCATCGGCTTCCCGACGGCCAACATTCAGATTGATGACCACGAAAAGCTGATTCCGGCCAACGGCGTTTACGCGGTCGATGTCCTCTACCGGAACCAGCTATTGCAGGGCGCCATGAACATCGGCACCCGCCCGACGGTCGCCGGCACGAACCGGACCATTGAGGTCTACATCTTCGATTTCAATCAGGACATTTACGGCGAACATCTGACCGTGAAGCTGCGGGCGTACCTGCGTCCGGAGATGAAGTTCAACGGCCTGCCGGAGCTGGTGGAGCAGATGAACCGGGATGTGGAACGGGCCAAAGGCATTCTGGGGAACGGATAA